From a single Vibrio toranzoniae genomic region:
- a CDS encoding TrkH family potassium uptake protein, with protein sequence MQFRSIIRIVGLLLALFSVSMLAPALVALIYRDGAGVPFVTTFFVLLFCGATCWFPNRRYKHELKARDGFLIVVLFWTVIGSAGALPFLIADNPSVSVTDAFFESFSALTTTGATVIVGLDDLPKAILFYRQFLQWFGGMGIIVLAVAILPVLGIGGMQLYRAEIPGPVKDNKMTPRIAETAKALWYIYLSLTIACAVAFWLAGMSFFDAISHSFSTIAIGGFSTHDASMGYFNSPAINMITVVFLLISACNYSLHFAAFASGGVHPKYYWKDPEFRAFIFIQAVLFLVCFLLLLNHNSYDSYYDALDQALFQTVSISTTAGFTTTGFSEWPLFLPVLLLFSSFIGGCAGSTGGGMKVIRILLLTLQGAREMKRLVHPRAVYTIKVGGSALPQRVVDAVWGFFSAYALVFVVCMLALIATGMDELSAFSAVAATLNNLGPGLGEVAMHFGDVNDKAKWVLIVSMLFGRLEIFTLLILLTPTFWRS encoded by the coding sequence ATGCAATTTCGCTCAATTATTCGAATCGTCGGATTATTATTAGCACTTTTTAGTGTATCAATGCTCGCACCTGCGCTCGTCGCACTTATCTATCGAGATGGTGCGGGTGTGCCATTTGTGACGACTTTTTTCGTTCTATTGTTTTGCGGAGCAACTTGCTGGTTTCCAAACCGCCGCTATAAACACGAATTGAAAGCACGTGATGGCTTTTTGATTGTTGTTTTGTTCTGGACGGTAATCGGCAGTGCGGGTGCTTTACCGTTTCTGATCGCTGATAACCCGAGTGTTTCGGTAACCGATGCTTTCTTCGAATCCTTTTCTGCATTAACTACCACAGGGGCGACTGTTATCGTCGGTCTTGATGATCTCCCTAAGGCAATTCTGTTTTATCGTCAGTTTCTACAATGGTTTGGTGGTATGGGTATCATCGTATTAGCCGTGGCTATCCTTCCTGTTCTGGGCATTGGTGGTATGCAGTTATATCGTGCCGAAATCCCTGGCCCGGTAAAAGATAACAAAATGACTCCGCGTATTGCTGAAACGGCAAAAGCGTTGTGGTACATCTATCTCAGTTTAACCATTGCTTGTGCGGTGGCGTTTTGGCTTGCAGGAATGAGTTTCTTTGATGCCATCAGCCATAGCTTCTCAACCATTGCGATTGGCGGTTTCTCGACTCACGATGCGAGTATGGGTTATTTCAACAGCCCTGCTATCAACATGATTACGGTCGTGTTCCTTCTTATATCTGCGTGTAACTACTCATTACACTTTGCAGCGTTTGCCTCAGGTGGTGTACATCCCAAGTATTACTGGAAAGATCCTGAATTCCGGGCTTTTATTTTTATTCAAGCGGTGCTGTTTTTAGTTTGTTTCTTATTGTTGCTTAACCATAATTCTTATGACTCGTATTACGATGCCTTGGATCAGGCTTTGTTTCAAACGGTGTCTATATCTACCACTGCTGGTTTCACTACCACTGGTTTTTCTGAGTGGCCATTGTTTCTACCTGTTCTGCTTTTGTTCTCTTCTTTTATAGGGGGCTGTGCAGGTTCAACGGGCGGTGGTATGAAAGTAATCCGCATATTATTACTTACTTTACAGGGTGCTCGTGAAATGAAGCGTCTTGTTCACCCACGTGCAGTCTATACCATCAAGGTTGGCGGTTCGGCACTACCACAACGTGTTGTAGATGCTGTTTGGGGGTTCTTCTCTGCATACGCCTTGGTTTTTGTGGTTTGTATGTTGGCGCTTATTGCTACGGGGATGGATGAGCTAAGTGCTTTCTCTGCGGTAGCGGCGACATTGAATAACCTTGGCCCTGGTTTAGGTGAAGTGGCTATGCACTTCGGCGATGTGAATGACAAAGCCAAATGGGTGTTGATCGTATCTATGCTATTTGGCCGTTTAGAAATATTCACCTTATTAATTTTATTGACCCCTACGTTTTGGCGTAGTTAA
- the hemG gene encoding menaquinone-dependent protoporphyrinogen IX dehydrogenase: MAKALFLYSSREGQTKKILNYIKEEMNEFECELQDLHTIGNVDFAQYDRVLIGASIRYGHLNKKLYQFIDANLIQLQSNKVAFFCVNLTARKEDQGKDTPEGSAYIKKFLLKSPWQPTLIGVFAGALYYPRYNWFDKTMIRFIMNMTGGETDTTKEVEYTNWEKVSLFSKKLQEM; encoded by the coding sequence GTGGCAAAAGCTCTATTTTTGTATTCAAGCCGTGAAGGGCAGACCAAGAAAATCTTGAACTATATAAAAGAAGAAATGAATGAGTTCGAATGTGAGCTTCAAGATCTGCACACAATTGGTAACGTCGACTTTGCTCAATATGACAGAGTATTGATCGGTGCATCGATTCGTTACGGTCATCTTAATAAGAAACTATATCAGTTCATTGATGCGAACCTGATTCAGCTGCAATCAAACAAGGTTGCTTTCTTCTGCGTGAACTTAACAGCGCGTAAAGAAGACCAAGGTAAAGATACGCCTGAAGGTAGCGCTTACATTAAGAAGTTTCTTCTAAAGTCCCCATGGCAACCTACCTTAATCGGTGTGTTTGCTGGCGCCCTCTATTACCCTCGTTATAACTGGTTCGATAAAACCATGATTCGCTTCATTATGAATATGACAGGTGGCGAAACGGATACAACCAAGGAAGTCGAATACACAAACTGGGAAAAAGTCTCTTTATTCTCTAAGAAACTGCAAGAGATGTAA